The sequence below is a genomic window from Thalassomonas haliotis.
AAGATAAATCCTGGATCCACAGGAAGAAAGGCGCATGTCTTAATTCAATACTTTCTAAAAATACCCAGTAAAGTGCCAGGAATATCGGCATTTGGATCAGCAAGGGTAAACAACCGCCGGCCGGATTCACTTTTTCCTTGCGGTATAGCTCCATCATCGCCTGGGACATTTTTTGTCTGTCACTGCCGAAACGCTCTTTTAACGCGGTCAGTTTCGGTTGTAATTCACGCATTTTTGCCATCGAGGTGTATTGTGCCCGGGTCAGGGGATACATACCGCCTTTTACGATCAAGGTAATGATGATAATGGCGATCCCCCAGTTGCCGACGCCGCCGAAGTTAAAGCTCAGGCCCAGGGCTTCAAAGTCGCCTGACTGGATAGTGGTCAGTAACCAGTACAGCGGCTGACTGATCATAAACAGGAAACCGTAATCTATGGTCAGATCCAGGTTTTCAGCAATTTTTTCCAATACCCTTTGATCTTTAGGGCCAACATAAAAGGTGGCTGAGGTACTTGCCTGGCTGTTGGCGGCAATCGTGACTGCCGGAGCTTTGAAACCGATAACGGCATCGCGGTTGCTTGAGAAGCTGGTATAAAGCAGGTTGTTATCTTCGGCGCCCGGCACCCAGGAGGAAACAAAGTAATGCTGCAGCATAGCTACCCAACCACCCGGGGTAGATTTATTCAGGTTTTGATCTTCGATATCATCGAAGTCATATTTTTCATAACGCTCTTCAGAGGTAGAATAAGCTGCGCCGCGGTAGGTTGGTATTAAAGCGCTTGAAGTATCGCCGCCGGCATTTTGTTTTAACTGGGCGTATAGTTGAACGCTGGCATTAGCGCTGCTGTTGTTGTTGATAATATATTCAACATTAACGCTGTAATCGTTTTTATTAAAGGTAAATCTTTTTGTTACCGCCAGCGCTTCGCTACCGGCATAATTCAGGTCAATTACCAACTGATCCTGATCGTTCAGGCGGTAGTCTGTTTGTGCCGTTTGATAAATGGGACGGCCGGGAATGATGCGGTCCAGGCCATTGGCACCGGTTAAACCGCTTTGGGCTATGTATTTTTGAGCACCATTTTGCATGATAGTAAATGGAATACCGTTGCCTTGCTCGGTTTCATACTTTAATAATTTTACTTCGACAATATCACCGCCGCGGGTATCGATTTTCATTTCAAATA
It includes:
- the yidC gene encoding membrane protein insertase YidC, with the protein product MESQRNLLFIALLVVTYLLFTQWQQDNAPAPSEPAISQSFEESQGATQDFVPPSDSGAPQVKAAPATARLINITTDVFEMKIDTRGGDIVEVKLLKYETEQGNGIPFTIMQNGAQKYIAQSGLTGANGLDRIIPGRPIYQTAQTDYRLNDQDQLVIDLNYAGSEALAVTKRFTFNKNDYSVNVEYIINNNSSANASVQLYAQLKQNAGGDTSSALIPTYRGAAYSTSEERYEKYDFDDIEDQNLNKSTPGGWVAMLQHYFVSSWVPGAEDNNLLYTSFSSNRDAVIGFKAPAVTIAANSQASTSATFYVGPKDQRVLEKIAENLDLTIDYGFLFMISQPLYWLLTTIQSGDFEALGLSFNFGGVGNWGIAIIIITLIVKGGMYPLTRAQYTSMAKMRELQPKLTALKERFGSDRQKMSQAMMELYRKEKVNPAGGCLPLLIQMPIFLALYWVFLESIELRHAPFFLWIQDLSSLDPYYVLPVLMGISMFIMQKMQPMTIQDPMQQKMMQYMPVVFTVFFFWFPSGLVLYWLVSNIISIVQMKIIFSNLEKAKANS